A genomic segment from Camarhynchus parvulus unplaced genomic scaffold, STF_HiC, whole genome shotgun sequence encodes:
- the LOC115916865 gene encoding WD repeat-containing protein 43-like — MVRWLKSVFTVHASYLSTLPDLIPQLGMLYQLMESRVKTLQKLSRLHGRLFILVTQVAASQTVQDVPEVNQTAKLVYEDESSEEEGSDDEMIADKDSDENWDEDEEKEEQSDEQDMTVEKEINGDSDLEPENESEEE; from the exons aTGGTTCGATGGCTGAAGTCTGTTTTTACCGTACATGCATCCTACCTTTCCACA TTGCCAGACCTTATTCCTCAGCTGGGAATGTTGTACCAGTTGATGGAGAGCAGAGTAAAAACTTTGCAAAAGCTTTCCCGTCTGCATGGAAGACTCTTCATTCTTGTCACCCAG GTTGCAGCATCACAAACAGTTCAGGATGTACCCGAGGTTAATCAGACTGCAAAGCTGGTCTATGAGGATG aGTCCTCAGAGGAGGAAGGCTCAGATGATGAGATGATTGCAGATAAAGACTCTGAC gaaaactgggatgaagatgaagaaaaagaggaacaaTCTGATGAACAAGACATGACTGTTGAAAAGGAAATCAATGGTGATTCTGATTTGGAACCAGAAAATGAAAGTGAAGAAGAGTAA